A stretch of the Chelonoidis abingdonii isolate Lonesome George chromosome 11, CheloAbing_2.0, whole genome shotgun sequence genome encodes the following:
- the RPS15 gene encoding small ribosomal subunit protein uS19, whose amino-acid sequence MAEVEQKKKRTFRKFTYRGVDLDQLLDMSYEQLMQLYSARQRRRLNRGLRRKQHSLLKRLRKAKKEAPPMEKPEVVKTHLRDMIILPEMVGSMVGVYNGKTFNQVEIKPEMIGHYLGEFSITYKPVKHGRPGIGATHSSRFIPLK is encoded by the exons ATG GCAGAAGTCGAACAGAAGAAGAAACGGACCTTTAGGAAATTCACCTACAGAGGTGTCGATCTGGATCAGCTCCTCGATATGTCCTA CGAGCAGCTgatgcagctgtacagcgctcgCCAGCGCAGGCGTCTGAACCGTGGCCTGCGTCGTAAGCAGCATTCCCTCCTGAAGCGCCTTCGCAAGGCAAAGAAGGAGGCCCCTCCCATGGAGAAGCCAGAGGTAGTCAAAACTCACCTGCGCGACATGATCATCCTCCCCGAGATGGTGGGCAGCATGGTCGGCGTATACAACGGCAAAACCTTCAACCAGGTGGAAATCAAG CCCGAGATGATTGGCCACTACCTGGGCGAGTTTTCCATCACTTACAAGCCAGTGAAACATGGCAGACCTGGTATTGGTGCCACCCACTCATCTAGGTTCATTCCTCTGAAGTAA
- the LOC116831117 gene encoding gap junction beta-2 protein-like, whose amino-acid sequence MEADAVASLLSGTSTHAPRLCRASLAVVFTLRLSALAVGAKTLWRDEVGDLACNASTESCRRTCFAAAFPISPFSLFALQLAVIFSHALASSWHLHPRGQGMGSWLQPTLRGKQQRLWLHLGSLLAKAVLEGIFLVTFHTLYSHFPVLVQCRPSPCPPAVTCAILNAGEKDAFNHFMAGSSWACLLLSLLGTQHAAVQIFQEASGKALQKGTARKLCV is encoded by the coding sequence ATGGAGGCGGACGCTGTCGCAAGCCTGCTGAGCGGCACCAGCACACACGCCCCTCGCCTGTGTCGGGCTAGCTTGGCTGTGGTCTTCACGCTGCGGCTGAGTGCCTTGGCGGTTGGAGCCAAGACCCTGTGGCGGGACGAGGTTGGGGACCTGGCCTGCAACGCCAGCACGGAGAGCTGCCGCCGCACCTGCTTCGCCGCTGCCTTCCCCATCTCGCCCTTCAGCCTCTTTGCACTGCAGCTGGCGGTGATCTTCAGCCATGCTCTGGCCAGCTCCTGGCACCTCCACCCACGCGGCCAGGGCATGGGCAGCTGGCTGCAGCCCACGCTCCGGGGCAAGCAGCAGCGGCTCTGGCTGCACTTGGGAAGTCTCTTGGCCAAGGCTGTCCTAGAAGGCATCTTCCTGGTGACGTTCCACACACTCTACAGCCACTTCCCCGTGCTGGTGCAGTGCCGTCCGTCTCCCTGCCCACCAGCTGTGACCTGCGCCATCCTGAATGCCGGGGAGAAGGACGCGTTTAACCACTTCATGGCCGGCTCCTCCTGGGCTTGTCTCCTGCTCAGTCTGCTGGGGACGCAGCACGCAGCCGTTCAGATCTTCCAGGAGGCTTCTGGAAAAGCTCTGCAAAAAGGCACAGCCAGGAAACTATGCGTGTAA